From Desulfovibrio legallii, one genomic window encodes:
- a CDS encoding M50 family metallopeptidase codes for MLTTVIAVIVVLGGLIFFHELGHFAVARSLGMGVSTFSLGFGPKILKYKKGKTEYALSLVPLGGYVALVGESDANEIPDGFTEQESFALRPAWQRLLVVAAGPVANVLLAWILCWIMAWGWGTPVLLPQVGGVVAESPAARAGLAPGDTILSIDGRAVDSWQVMAEAINQSDGRTLHLEVRRPDTAPDLAPAAPEAATAPDGPDMAAGGMRLSLELTPERATRKTIFGEEETAWLIGIRNSGGVRLVEHGFLDAASAGLSQTAEMVSLTWQSLVKLVERVVPLDQVGGPIMIMQMVGQQAQQGLAGLLALTALISINLGILNLLPIPVLDGGQIFFCLWEMLFRRPLSSKVQEYAMRAGLALLVTLMLLATYNDVWRILKNTGWFGSGS; via the coding sequence GTGCTGACAACCGTTATTGCTGTGATCGTCGTTCTGGGTGGTCTGATCTTTTTTCACGAATTGGGACACTTTGCCGTGGCCAGAAGCCTGGGCATGGGGGTTTCCACCTTCTCTCTGGGTTTCGGCCCCAAAATCCTCAAATATAAGAAGGGCAAGACGGAATACGCCCTTTCGCTTGTCCCCCTGGGCGGTTATGTGGCTCTGGTGGGCGAGAGCGACGCCAACGAGATTCCCGACGGCTTTACCGAGCAGGAAAGTTTTGCCCTGCGTCCGGCCTGGCAGCGGCTGTTGGTGGTGGCGGCAGGGCCTGTGGCCAACGTGCTGCTGGCCTGGATTCTGTGCTGGATTATGGCCTGGGGCTGGGGCACGCCTGTGCTTCTGCCGCAGGTGGGCGGCGTGGTGGCGGAAAGCCCCGCCGCTCGGGCTGGTCTGGCCCCCGGCGACACCATCCTTTCCATTGACGGCCGGGCCGTGGACAGCTGGCAGGTCATGGCCGAGGCCATCAACCAGAGCGACGGCCGCACCCTGCACCTGGAAGTGCGGCGGCCGGACACAGCCCCCGACCTTGCGCCCGCAGCTCCGGAAGCCGCAACCGCGCCCGACGGCCCAGACATGGCCGCAGGCGGCATGCGTCTCAGCCTGGAACTGACGCCGGAACGCGCCACCCGCAAAACCATTTTTGGCGAAGAAGAAACCGCCTGGCTCATCGGCATCCGCAATTCCGGCGGCGTACGCCTGGTGGAGCACGGCTTTCTGGATGCGGCCAGCGCGGGCCTGAGCCAGACCGCTGAAATGGTTTCCCTGACCTGGCAAAGCCTGGTCAAACTGGTGGAGCGCGTGGTGCCCCTGGATCAGGTGGGCGGCCCCATCATGATCATGCAGATGGTGGGGCAGCAAGCGCAGCAGGGCCTGGCCGGGCTGCTGGCGCTTACGGCGCTCATCAGCATCAACCTGGGCATCCTCAACCTGCTGCCCATCCCCGTGCTGGACGGCGGGCAGATTTTCTTCTGCCTCTGGGAAATGCTCTTCCGCCGCCCCCTCAGCTCCAAGGTGCAGGAGTACGCCATGCGCGCTGGTCTGGCCCTGCTGGTGACCCTCATGCTGCTGGCCACCTACAACGACGTCTGGCGCATCCTTAAAAACACGGGCTGGTTCGGGAGCGGCTCATGA
- the tsaB gene encoding tRNA (adenosine(37)-N6)-threonylcarbamoyltransferase complex dimerization subunit type 1 TsaB produces the protein MTTGTGLELILNAAEGALQMVVTEDETLLCAQEWRRPERATEILAPALRHICAALDLRLADFRRLACVRGPGSFTGIRLVLATAAALRRTGQVRLAGLDYLQALAATLAVDRGVLYGAPIWVLTHARRNLVHCQPYRSYGPLIPPQPLRPVDLCTPEAAAQRIAQSRTEPLPPGTDPAPRVWVCGSGLIRNAPLADALQTATDAPGLPVSALPDLTCPSVTALRLLARHGDYFAKDVEPLYVRPCDAVENLPGLAPRLGLDPATAVTSLAEKLDRAPQSEI, from the coding sequence ATGACCACGGGCACCGGCCTGGAGCTCATCCTCAACGCCGCCGAAGGCGCGCTGCAGATGGTGGTGACGGAGGACGAAACCCTGCTCTGCGCCCAGGAATGGCGCCGCCCAGAACGAGCCACGGAAATTCTGGCCCCGGCCCTGCGCCATATCTGCGCCGCCCTGGATTTGCGCCTGGCGGATTTTCGCCGCCTGGCCTGCGTGCGCGGGCCAGGCTCTTTTACCGGCATCCGCCTGGTGCTGGCCACGGCCGCGGCCCTGCGCCGCACGGGGCAGGTGCGGCTGGCGGGCCTGGACTACCTGCAGGCCCTGGCCGCCACCCTGGCTGTGGATAGGGGCGTGCTTTACGGCGCGCCCATCTGGGTGCTGACCCACGCCCGCCGCAACCTGGTGCACTGCCAGCCCTACCGCAGCTACGGCCCGCTGATTCCGCCCCAGCCCCTGCGCCCTGTGGACCTCTGCACACCGGAGGCCGCCGCCCAACGCATCGCCCAGAGCCGTACCGAACCCCTGCCGCCCGGCACGGACCCCGCCCCCCGCGTCTGGGTCTGTGGCAGCGGCCTTATCCGCAACGCCCCCCTGGCCGACGCCCTGCAAACAGCCACAGACGCCCCCGGCTTGCCCGTAAGCGCGCTGCCGGACCTGACCTGTCCTTCCGTAACGGCCCTGCGCCTGCTGGCCCGCCACGGCGACTACTTTGCCAAGGACGTGGAACCCCTCTATGTGCGCCCCTGCGACGCCGTGGAAAATCTCCCCGGCCTGGCCCCGCGCCTGGGCCTCGACCCCGCCACCGCCGTAACCTCCCTGGCAGAAAAGCTGGACCGTGCCCCGCAAAGCGAAATCTGA